The DNA region TGTATCACAAGTACTTTGCGGTCATAAATTTTTAAAGAGGTAGAGTTAGCAGCAACAAGGTAACTTGAACAAGTGCAGATAATGCTTGCAAATGTCAAAATCAGAAAAAAAACTAACACGATTTTTCTAAACCTATTGCCGAACATAACAATACACCTCAATTTCAAATATAAATTTAAGCTAGCGGTTGGACATTAATTTCAAATAATCTTTGCCAAGGTAGAGCGGTTTTAAATTTAAAGTTTTGAAAAATGGAATAATCTTTGGTTTTGTAAATAAGATCGTCAGAAATCACAGAATTTATTTTGGTGGTTTCTGAACCTAAGTTATACTGTTCGTGAGGGGTGTTTTTAAAAAATCGGTTGACTATTTTGGGTCTAACATTTGCTTGGTAAAGCCAGTCATCGACTAAGCGAATTTTTAAGAGCAGATTTTTCTGTTCGCTGCTCATATGATTGGCTAGTATTCCTTGGGCCAGAGCATAGCCAATGGAGTTATCGGCGGTATTCCACCCAGAATAGGCATTTAAATTTTGACACAGCTGTGCTCGGTTTAGCTCGAAAATAAAGGAATTATCTGCACCATTGGCAAAGGCAACATCAGCAATAGCGACTTTCTTTTGTAGCGTCATAAAATATTTAGTTTTATCGACCAATTTAAGTGTTGGTAATGAAGCAACTAGTGTATTTTTGAGGTTGGAAGCATCTAAAGTTACTCCATCAAAAGGTGTGTTAATTACTAAAACTAGATCTGCTTCTTCGAGAGCAAAGGTCTGCTGCGCATTAACAAGATTTATTTGATCTTCGACAGAAGAATAAAGATGTTGATCGGAATATGCTGGCAAAGTAGTTGCACCAGCACCATCAGTATACTGAACAAAAACTGCTGGCGAAAACTTTTTGTTTTGATTTATTGCGCGGGTTATTAACATTAGACCGAGTTGATCTACGCCAGCTATAATTTTAAAATTAGCGGGAATATTTTGCGGTAAGGTTTTTAGCAATTGTTTAGCTTCGAAGTGTGTTTGCGAATAAGGTGCATTGTCATCTTTACCAATAGTATAAAAATGAAAAGCTTTATTTGTATATAAATCTAGCAAATAGTTATGTATGGTCAGATTTTTTTTTCGCCGCGAGAACCAGTCACTAAGAAATTCTTCTGGAATTATAAGTAAAAGATTATTCTTTTCGGCTATTTCTAGTGCTGTTAGAGCTAGAGTAGTTTCTTTATCAAGTAATGCAGTTAGGCGAAAAATATCAGGACCATAGTATTCATAATAAGGTGGCTCAATGAATTTATTGCTTTTACGCGGTGTGCGCATTAAAGTGGAAAAAGCGTATATTTTTAAATTTGGATTAGTTTGTCTAATAATATTTAACGCTTGGGCTCTTTTCAGTAAAACATTTAAAGGTTCGTTATGAGTTCTAGAAGCAACTAATCCGCCATAAATAAGACTATCTGTTGAGATTACAGCATAATCTGCACGAGTACAGTTTTTTATTAACCAATGCATTAGTTCATCGGGGTTGCCTAAGTGATTATTATTTGCCAACAATGTCTCGGGAGGGATAATTAAATTTTCACCCGCAAAGTTAATTGTTTGGACAACATAGTCTAGAGAAACTGGTCGGTTATCTAGTGGGATATATATAATTTTTTTGTTTGTTTCGGCAAAAACTACATTGGAACAACTGAAAAAGGTATAAAAAAATAGGGCGAAAAAAATTTTTTTTAACAATTACAACACTCCCGCTCGTATATCATGTATAATAGTATAATGCAAATGGAAATAAAAATAAATCTCTAAATTTGCGCAAAGGGTTATTTTATTGAAAAATCTTTTCCAAGGGAACTTATCTTGACAAAAACGCTTTTGTCAGTGTATAATTATGGGGTGTATAAAAGGATACACTTCCCTAAGGATCATGTGGAGGGAGGGAGATCAGATGGCAGAGATTAAAGTTGGTAAAAATGAGACGCTAGACAGTGCGCTTCGTCGTTTTAAACGCGCTACACAAAAGGCTGGTGTTCTTTCTGAAGTTAGAAAGCGTGAACACTACGAAAAACCAAGCGTTAAACGTAAGAAAAAATCCGAAGCGGCAAGAAAGCGTAAGACAAAATAAAGCTGACAAGGAATGAGTTTAATGTCTATAAAAGTTCGTTTAACAGAAGATATGAAGCAAGCGATGCGTGACCGTGAGGCAGGCAAGTTTAGGCTTTCAGTGATTCGTATGGTTTTATCGAGCATTAAGAATGTAGAAATTAACGAACGGCGTGAGCTTTCAGAAGATGATATGTTAGGTATTTTGAGTAAAGAAGTTAAAATGCGACGTGATTCTTATGAAGAGTTTAAAAAAGCTGGTAGAGACGATTTGGCGGAACCAGCTTTGGCAGAAATAGAAATATTGACTGCTTATTTGCCGGAACAACTTACAGCTGAACAGTTGCGTGAAATTATTCAAGAAGCGATTACAAGCACTGGTGCGTCTACGCAAAAAGAAATGGGTAAAGTTATGGCTGCGATTATGCCAAAAACTAAAGGACGAGCAGATGGTAAGTTGGTAAATCAAATAGTTCGTGAGCTTTTAAGTTAGTTTCTGGGGAGGAAGTGAGATGCTTCCTCCTTTTTTTATTACTTGACTATGCTTAACTGGAATAGTAGAATGACTAATAATAAATGATGTTTGAGTTTTTATTATTGAAGTAACTGTTAGCTAAATATAGAAAAATGTAAGGAGGTAATATCTTGCGTTTAGGAATATGTGTGTTGCTAATAATTATGAATTTATTTGGGGGGGGAGGACTTAAGTCTGAAGCTGCTGAAAAAAATATAGTTGTTTTCAATATTGAAGGAGAGATTGACCCTAGTAGCGTGGCTGTTTTAAAAAAAGCTTATGACAAAGCAGAACAACTTCAAGCAAGTTTAATTATTATGCAAATGGATACATTTGGTGGGCGGGTTGATTCTGCAACACAAATGCGTGATATCATAATTGAAAGTAAAATACCTACAGTGTGTTTAATAAAAAATAGAGCTTGGTCGGCAGGCGCGTTAATAGCGCTTGCACATAATAAAATTGCAATGACAAGTAGTGCTAGTATCGGCGCTGCTGAACCGATTCCTAATACTGAAAAAAACATCTCTGCTTTGAAGGCGGAATTTGCAAGCACCGCAAAACATAGCAAACGTAATGAAGCAATAGCGGAGGCAATGGTTGATAAAAGTTTAGGCTATGGAAACTATGCGAAACCGGGACAAATTTTGTCTTTGACGCAAGAGCAAGCGTTGCGAGAAAAATTTGCAGATTTTGGAGCGGATGACATTGATGCGGTTGTAAAAGAATTAAAGATTGAGCAAGGGAACAAAGTAATTGTTGAAAAAACATATAGGGAAAGTTTGATTGGGTTTTTTGATAATCCTGCAGTTAAATCAATTTTAATTACAGTAATAATATTGGGTTTGATAACGGAAATTAAAACGGCGGGAACTGGGATTGCTGGATTAATGGCAATTATTGCTGGAATTGCTGTTTTTGGAAGTAGCATAGTTACTACTTCAGGTGGAATGTTGCCTGCGTTAGTTTTTTTGGCAGGCGTAGCCTTGTTAATTTTAGAGGTTTTTATTCCTGGATTTGGAATTAGTGGAATGTTAGGAATAGTATTTTTAATGGGGAGTTTCTTTTTGGTTTTAGGTGGTGGCACTGAAGCTGTGAGATGGCTGTTATTAAGTCTAGGTTTGGCTGTTGCTGGAGTGTATGTCTTAAGTAAATATATAACTAGTACCAGTATCTACAATAGGCTTATTTTAAAAGAAGGAAATGCAGATTTAGGTGTAACCAAAAAAAATGTCAATGAGAATTTATTGCGACAAGTAGGAGTAACAATAACTCAAATGCGCCCAACTGGGAAAATTAAAATTGAAGAAAAACAATATGATGCATTAACTAGTGGGGAGTTTTTAGAAGTAGGTGAGTCCATTGTAATTGTTAAGATTCAAGGTGGTCAAATATATGTTGAAAAACAGTAAGAGGAGGATTTTGTTATGGCAGAATTGTTTGGTGGAGGCTTCATTATAGTTTTAATTGTAATAGGTATTAGCCTGTTTTTAAATTTGGTACCAATCGGGCTTTGGATTTCGGCTTTAGCTGCTGGTGTGAATGTTGGCATATTTAACTTGGTGGGGATGCGTTTGCGCAGAGTTTCTCCTTCGAAAATAGTAATGCCTTTGATTAAGGCTAATAAGGCCGGTTTGCCAGTTAGTGTTAACCAATTAGAAGCACATTACTTAGCTGGTGGGGATGTTGATAAAGTTGTTGATGCTCTGATTGCGGCACATAGAGCCGATATTCCTTTAACATTTGAACGGGCTTGTGCTATCGATTTGGCAGGCAGAAATGTTTTAGAAGCCGTGCAAATGAGTGTTAATCCTAAAGTGATTGAAACACCGGTTGTTTCGGCAGTGGCAAAAAACGGAATAGAATTACGAGTTAAAGCACGAGTAACGGTTAGAGCTAACATCGATCGCTTGGTAGGTGGCGCTGGTGAAGGTACAATAATTGCTCGGGTTGGAGAAGGGATTGTAACTAGTGTCGGTTCAGCACTTGATCATAAGGCAGTATTGGAAAATCCAGATCATATATCTCGAACTGTTTTAGCAAAAGGGTTAGATTCGGGGACAGCTTTTGAAATATTGTCGATAGATATTGCGGATGTTGATGTAGGTAGAAATATTGGAGCAGAGTTAATGACTGATCAGGCAGAAGCTGATAAACGCATTGCTCAAGCTCGCGCAGAAGAACGCAGAGCGATGGCTGTTGCCAAAGAACAAGAAATGCGTGCTTATACGCAAGAGATGCAAGCTAAAGTAGTTGAAGCGCAAGCAAAAGTGCCACTCGCTCTTTCAGTGGCCTTAGAAAAAGGTAATTTAGGTGTTATGGATTATTATCAAATGAATAATATAATTGCGGATACTGATATGCGTAAGAATATTGCAGGGTTAGAAGAGTTTGACAAAAACAACGACCCTAAATAAGGGGGGATATATATGGATGGCTTTGGTGTAGTTTTACTGCTACTGGCAATATTTGTCCTTCCAGAGATTAATAATATATTTAAAAAAAAGAAAAAATACCAATATCCAGATGAGACTCAATCGCAACAAGACGACACGTTGGCTGGAACAGAAAAACAAAAGCGGGAATTAAATATTAATTGGGATGAAATATTTGGTATTGAGGAACCCATACAGTTAGAAACTAAAACGCTAGATAAAGAGGAAGCGGTACCGGAGATAGTGCCAGTTACTGAAGAAATTTCTAGAGTTCGGGTTAAAGAAAAAGATCAGCAAACAAATCACGAACATGAAAAACAGACTAAAATAACTGCAAGGCAAGCTTTGCAAGGAATGATTATGGCAGAAATCATTTCGAAACCGCGAGCAATGCGTCCAGTAGAAAAATTAGGTTTCTATTCCAATAGAAAAAATAAAATTAGCTGAGATTTAAAAAGAGCCACTAGAAATTGATAGTCAAATTTCAGGTTTAGTTTAAAAATCTAAACAGAAGTATCGACTACAAGCTGAGTGGCTCTTTTAGTTTATTTTTTGGCGTTAGAGTTATTTGTTTTGGAAATAGTAGTTTCTAGCTTTAAATTGATTTCAAAGGTTCTATCCCAAGGTAAATTTACAGTAGTTTTAACAGAATTAAAGAAGAAACATGTGTTTTCTAGTTGATAAAAAGGATATCTAGAAAAATTTTGGTATAGTAGATTATTTGCCAAAAACTGAACTTTGTTTTGGATTAAACTTTCGGTATAGTGTTTATTGCTATTTAATTTATAATTATCAATCCCGAATAATTTTAAATTTTTATTGGTTTGGGGTAAAATTATTTTGAGGTAGCCCCAATCCTCAATTATGCGTGATAAAGTAAAATTGGAATTGAGATAGTAAAGTTGAAGATGTTCGGAAACTGGTAAATGTTTTTTGCGAGTCGTAAAGATGCTGGCTTGACTAACGGCAGTACCGATAGAATTACTAGTGGTATTCCAACCGGCATAAGCTATCAATTTGCTAAGCGGGACATTATTCTTGATTAAACTATCAAGTAGAGTTTCTTGGGCCTCAAAATTTTCACTCAAATCTACTAGAGCAATATTTTTATTGCTTGCTAATAATTCGTTTAAATTCTGACTAATTTTGGTTAAACTAAAAAAATCTGAGTTTTTTTGATCACCGCAATGGATAAATAAAATAAAGTCGGCAGTGTTTTTATCATTGACTACATTGCCTTTTATAATTTTAATTT from Succinispira mobilis DSM 6222 includes:
- a CDS encoding NfeD family protein is translated as MRLGICVLLIIMNLFGGGGLKSEAAEKNIVVFNIEGEIDPSSVAVLKKAYDKAEQLQASLIIMQMDTFGGRVDSATQMRDIIIESKIPTVCLIKNRAWSAGALIALAHNKIAMTSSASIGAAEPIPNTEKNISALKAEFASTAKHSKRNEAIAEAMVDKSLGYGNYAKPGQILSLTQEQALREKFADFGADDIDAVVKELKIEQGNKVIVEKTYRESLIGFFDNPAVKSILITVIILGLITEIKTAGTGIAGLMAIIAGIAVFGSSIVTTSGGMLPALVFLAGVALLILEVFIPGFGISGMLGIVFLMGSFFLVLGGGTEAVRWLLLSLGLAVAGVYVLSKYITSTSIYNRLILKEGNADLGVTKKNVNENLLRQVGVTITQMRPTGKIKIEEKQYDALTSGEFLEVGESIVIVKIQGGQIYVEKQ
- a CDS encoding GatB/YqeY domain-containing protein, which encodes MSIKVRLTEDMKQAMRDREAGKFRLSVIRMVLSSIKNVEINERRELSEDDMLGILSKEVKMRRDSYEEFKKAGRDDLAEPALAEIEILTAYLPEQLTAEQLREIIQEAITSTGASTQKEMGKVMAAIMPKTKGRADGKLVNQIVRELLS
- a CDS encoding DUF4127 family protein, with protein sequence MLKKIFFALFFYTFFSCSNVVFAETNKKIIYIPLDNRPVSLDYVVQTINFAGENLIIPPETLLANNNHLGNPDELMHWLIKNCTRADYAVISTDSLIYGGLVASRTHNEPLNVLLKRAQALNIIRQTNPNLKIYAFSTLMRTPRKSNKFIEPPYYEYYGPDIFRLTALLDKETTLALTALEIAEKNNLLLIIPEEFLSDWFSRRKKNLTIHNYLLDLYTNKAFHFYTIGKDDNAPYSQTHFEAKQLLKTLPQNIPANFKIIAGVDQLGLMLITRAINQNKKFSPAVFVQYTDGAGATTLPAYSDQHLYSSVEDQINLVNAQQTFALEEADLVLVINTPFDGVTLDASNLKNTLVASLPTLKLVDKTKYFMTLQKKVAIADVAFANGADNSFIFELNRAQLCQNLNAYSGWNTADNSIGYALAQGILANHMSSEQKNLLLKIRLVDDWLYQANVRPKIVNRFFKNTPHEQYNLGSETTKINSVISDDLIYKTKDYSIFQNFKFKTALPWQRLFEINVQPLA
- the floA gene encoding flotillin-like protein FloA (flotillin-like protein involved in membrane lipid rafts); the encoded protein is MAELFGGGFIIVLIVIGISLFLNLVPIGLWISALAAGVNVGIFNLVGMRLRRVSPSKIVMPLIKANKAGLPVSVNQLEAHYLAGGDVDKVVDALIAAHRADIPLTFERACAIDLAGRNVLEAVQMSVNPKVIETPVVSAVAKNGIELRVKARVTVRANIDRLVGGAGEGTIIARVGEGIVTSVGSALDHKAVLENPDHISRTVLAKGLDSGTAFEILSIDIADVDVGRNIGAELMTDQAEADKRIAQARAEERRAMAVAKEQEMRAYTQEMQAKVVEAQAKVPLALSVALEKGNLGVMDYYQMNNIIADTDMRKNIAGLEEFDKNNDPK
- the rpsU gene encoding 30S ribosomal protein S21, whose amino-acid sequence is MAEIKVGKNETLDSALRRFKRATQKAGVLSEVRKREHYEKPSVKRKKKSEAARKRKTK